A genomic region of Streptococcus suis contains the following coding sequences:
- a CDS encoding low molecular weight protein-tyrosine-phosphatase, producing the protein MKKIVFVCLGNICRSPMAEFVMKDLTNQFHIESRATSNWEHGNPIYPGTQKIFQKHNIPYDQNKSSQQMSQTDFETFDVIIGMDSNNVRDLQKMAPAHAQNKIFQFAEKSVPDPWYTGDFDETYEMVKKGCQDWLDRLQSFDQE; encoded by the coding sequence ATGAAAAAAATCGTTTTTGTCTGTCTTGGAAATATTTGTCGTAGCCCTATGGCTGAATTTGTCATGAAAGATTTGACAAATCAATTTCATATTGAAAGCCGTGCTACTTCAAACTGGGAACATGGTAATCCTATCTACCCTGGAACTCAGAAAATTTTCCAAAAGCACAATATTCCCTATGACCAAAATAAATCATCACAGCAAATGAGCCAGACAGATTTCGAAACATTTGATGTCATCATTGGTATGGACAGCAATAATGTCCGAGATTTACAGAAAATGGCACCAGCACATGCCCAAAATAAGATTTTTCAATTCGCAGAAAAATCCGTACCAGACCCTTGGTATACTGGAGATTTTGACGAAACCTACGAAATGGTAAAGAAAGGTTGCCAAGACTGGTTGGACAGGTTACAGTCATTTGACCAAGAATAA
- a CDS encoding acyltransferase family protein has translation MKIKWLSVIRVIGLVFVLLYHFFIKYFPGGFVGVDLFFTLSGYLTTALLIDEFAKHKKIDIVSFFRRRFYRIIPPLVLTILLVLPLALLVRNDFIANIGNQIAAALGFMTNFFEILSGGSYENQFSPHLFVHTWTLAIEVQYYLVWAGLVWYLTRISKSVGQLRGSIFLTSISLFSLSFLAMSISSFFVDNFSTIYYSSFTHTFPFFLGSILATIAGIGNTTTAFQQQVNTLSIKQAIGLFLGGLGVELLLLFTLQFSSIWTYLIGFLLSSLATVTMIFAARVLHEKTEDIKEPAIILFFASISYGIYLFHWPLLIIFTQLTNASIAAGLSFVFSTILSTISFYILEPYIAGKVGSLFGLPMDLKPYKKWLLSSSACLTAISLGICLFAPKLGSFEQESMVSNLYQAQTQLNTTRSAAENAKATSFEIQKGVIIFGDSVTVRASSAIQTALPDAQIDGTVSRNLSEIAKLISLYQQNNSLKETVVVALGTNTTDNYQELLDQLVKDFPKGRRLIFVTPYDGNFTPSESISYQTGQYEKELAEKYDYISIADWYQVAKDNPPIWYNTDLVHFNLESNGGEVFAQTIKNAVEAVADGPIKN, from the coding sequence ATGAAAATTAAATGGTTATCCGTTATACGTGTGATTGGATTAGTCTTTGTCCTACTCTATCATTTCTTTATCAAATATTTCCCAGGTGGCTTTGTAGGGGTTGACCTCTTCTTTACCCTGTCTGGATATTTGACAACCGCCCTTTTGATTGATGAGTTTGCAAAACATAAAAAAATAGATATTGTCAGCTTTTTCAGAAGAAGGTTCTATCGGATTATCCCCCCTCTGGTTTTAACGATTCTTTTGGTTCTTCCACTTGCTCTGCTTGTCCGCAATGATTTCATTGCCAATATCGGCAATCAGATAGCCGCTGCGCTCGGATTCATGACAAACTTCTTTGAAATTCTATCTGGTGGTAGTTACGAGAATCAATTTTCACCTCATCTATTTGTTCATACTTGGACCCTAGCCATAGAAGTTCAGTATTACCTTGTCTGGGCTGGTTTAGTTTGGTATCTGACTCGCATCTCAAAAAGTGTGGGGCAACTACGTGGATCAATTTTTCTAACATCTATAAGCCTCTTCTCGCTAAGTTTTTTAGCAATGTCTATCTCAAGTTTCTTTGTGGATAATTTCTCAACCATTTACTACTCGAGCTTTACCCATACCTTCCCATTCTTCCTCGGAAGCATTCTCGCAACCATCGCTGGTATCGGAAATACAACAACTGCCTTCCAGCAACAAGTGAATACATTGAGTATCAAACAAGCTATAGGTCTGTTTCTTGGAGGACTAGGAGTAGAACTTCTTCTTCTCTTTACTCTTCAATTCAGTTCCATCTGGACCTATCTAATTGGTTTTCTTCTATCCAGTTTAGCTACAGTAACTATGATTTTTGCTGCTCGGGTACTTCACGAGAAAACCGAAGATATCAAAGAACCTGCAATTATCCTCTTCTTTGCAAGTATTTCTTATGGTATCTACCTCTTCCATTGGCCCTTGCTCATTATCTTTACACAATTGACAAATGCCTCTATCGCTGCGGGATTATCCTTTGTTTTTTCTACTATCCTATCAACTATTTCCTTCTATATTCTAGAACCATATATTGCTGGTAAAGTAGGAAGTTTGTTTGGATTACCAATGGACTTGAAACCCTATAAAAAATGGCTTCTTAGCAGCTCTGCTTGCTTGACTGCAATTAGCTTAGGTATCTGTCTGTTTGCACCAAAATTAGGAAGTTTTGAACAAGAGAGCATGGTTAGCAATCTTTATCAAGCTCAGACCCAACTAAATACAACACGATCTGCTGCTGAAAACGCTAAAGCTACTAGTTTTGAAATTCAAAAAGGAGTTATCATCTTTGGCGATTCTGTTACTGTTCGCGCAAGTTCTGCCATACAGACCGCGCTACCAGATGCACAGATTGATGGAACTGTCAGCCGAAATCTCTCTGAAATTGCTAAATTGATAAGTCTTTATCAGCAAAATAATAGTTTGAAAGAGACTGTAGTTGTAGCCCTAGGTACAAATACTACGGATAATTATCAGGAACTACTAGACCAACTAGTCAAAGATTTTCCTAAAGGACGTCGCCTTATTTTTGTCACTCCTTACGATGGAAACTTCACTCCGAGCGAATCCATTTCCTATCAAACAGGTCAATACGAAAAAGAATTGGCTGAAAAATATGATTACATTTCCATTGCAGACTGGTATCAAGTTGCAAAGGATAATCCACCAATTTGGTACAATACCGACCTTGTTCATTTCAATCTTGAAAGTAATGGAGGCGAAGTCTTCGCCCAAACGATAAAAAATGCTGTCGAAGCCGTTGCTGATGGCCCAATCAAAAACTAG
- a CDS encoding phosphatase PAP2 family protein, protein MKNKQIHLRNASFFALAFVILGYVVKFYPTTLAGFDSTVQSAIRGNLPSGASQFWTSITVLGNTVIILAITLVLAAIFYYYKKWKIEAYFLLASFAAMGVASTALKYVYQRPRPSIEWLIDTIGYSFPSWHTASTMMIAGAVVIIVHQRMKKGIARLVLQAVLILLAILVAVSRIYIGVHYPTDIIGGWLLAVTLLQMMYPFYDQKRFEWRFQSKQK, encoded by the coding sequence ATGAAGAATAAACAAATCCATTTACGAAACGCATCTTTTTTTGCTCTGGCCTTTGTGATATTGGGCTATGTAGTAAAATTTTATCCTACTACCCTAGCAGGTTTTGACTCGACTGTCCAGTCTGCCATTCGTGGAAATTTACCAAGTGGAGCCAGTCAATTTTGGACCTCTATTACTGTTTTAGGAAATACAGTTATTATTTTAGCTATTACCTTGGTTCTAGCTGCTATCTTTTACTACTATAAAAAATGGAAGATAGAAGCTTATTTCCTACTTGCTAGTTTTGCGGCGATGGGTGTGGCATCCACAGCCCTGAAATATGTCTACCAACGTCCGCGTCCAAGTATTGAATGGTTGATTGATACCATCGGTTACTCATTTCCTAGCTGGCATACTGCATCAACTATGATGATTGCAGGAGCAGTTGTTATTATTGTTCACCAGAGGATGAAGAAAGGCATAGCTAGATTGGTGCTACAAGCCGTGTTGATTCTACTTGCTATCCTGGTAGCTGTATCCCGTATCTATATTGGGGTTCACTATCCGACAGATATTATCGGCGGTTGGCTACTTGCCGTCACTCTTTTACAAATGATGTATCCATTTTACGATCAGAAACGCTTTGAATGGCGTTTCCAAAGTAAGCAAAAATAG
- a CDS encoding ECF transporter S component: protein MTNTRKMTIIAILSAVSFLLMYLKFPLIPTASFLEVDFSLVPILFGLLILDMKSSFAILLVRTFLKLILNNQGPSTIIGLPMNIAAMSVFILAVAYFWKNDQAIKNYLKAAAVATIGSTAVMLVLNYVYAVPVYAAFANFDIKEILGLTNYLLMMVLPFNLLQGIVLSAIFYICYKAAQPILKKV from the coding sequence ATGACAAACACACGCAAAATGACGATTATCGCCATTCTCTCAGCAGTATCCTTTCTGCTCATGTACTTGAAATTTCCGCTGATTCCAACAGCCAGTTTCTTGGAAGTGGATTTTTCTCTCGTACCGATTTTATTTGGTCTGCTTATTCTAGATATGAAGTCTAGTTTTGCTATCCTTTTGGTACGAACTTTTCTCAAACTGATTTTAAATAATCAGGGACCATCGACAATTATTGGCTTACCGATGAATATTGCAGCTATGTCAGTTTTCATTTTAGCAGTAGCTTATTTCTGGAAAAATGACCAAGCGATAAAAAATTATTTAAAAGCAGCCGCTGTTGCAACAATTGGTTCGACAGCAGTGATGCTGGTATTAAATTACGTTTATGCGGTGCCTGTCTATGCAGCCTTTGCAAACTTTGATATTAAAGAAATCTTGGGTCTGACTAACTATCTTTTGATGATGGTGCTTCCTTTTAATCTTTTACAAGGGATTGTGCTTTCAGCAATATTTTATATCTGTTACAAAGCAGCCCAACCTATTTTAAAGAAAGTTTAA
- a CDS encoding tRNA (cytidine(34)-2'-O)-methyltransferase, translating to MNIETLEYIEETAKNHIVLFEPQIPQNTGNIARTCAATNSPLHIIKPMGFPIDDRKMKRAGLDYWDKLDVRFYDNLAEFMDYASKQGRVHLVSKFADKTYSDEDYDDGNIHYFLFGREDKGLPEDFMREHPEKAIRIPMNDEHVRSLNVSNTACMIVYEALRQQQFAGLDLVHTYEGDKLK from the coding sequence ATGAATATTGAAACATTAGAGTATATAGAAGAAACAGCCAAAAACCACATTGTCTTATTTGAACCACAGATTCCACAGAATACAGGCAATATTGCTCGAACTTGTGCTGCAACCAATAGTCCTCTCCATATCATTAAGCCTATGGGATTTCCAATTGATGACCGTAAGATGAAACGTGCAGGACTAGATTATTGGGATAAGTTAGATGTTCGCTTTTATGACAATTTAGCAGAATTTATGGATTATGCCAGCAAACAAGGACGTGTTCACTTAGTATCTAAATTTGCTGATAAAACCTATTCGGATGAAGACTATGATGATGGGAACATTCATTATTTCTTATTTGGCCGTGAAGATAAGGGCTTGCCAGAAGATTTTATGCGTGAACATCCAGAGAAAGCTATCCGTATTCCAATGAACGATGAACATGTGCGTAGTCTTAATGTCTCTAATACAGCGTGTATGATTGTATATGAGGCTCTTCGGCAGCAACAGTTTGCTGGTCTAGATTTGGTTCACACCTATGAGGGGGACAAGTTAAAATAG
- a CDS encoding oligopeptide ABC transporter substrate-binding protein produces the protein MKRMKNIALTGIGLLSIAALTACQTKEKTSDVALTFNSEVTNEGQTIEGGSLKYALVASAPSTGILIDELSQTAVDSTFADMVDISMFGYDSARKLDDSGLAKAEFDVDAKTVTVSLTGKDYKWSDGQGFTIDDYIFTIEQLASPDYTGVRADTTYTNIIGFEEFQAGTASEISGVKKVDDYTVVLSVKDMSPSMMYAGGGVPYLVMPKHIFKDIAVKDWESSEYSRTAKVVGMGPYKVKEIVNGESVTYVPNEYYFKGKVKLDSYRIDIVSPDTIVAEMRAGNYDIADMPTDQYESYKDLSNITLLGSLDGIYNYIGFNLGKYDETSGKNVTNPNAKMNNVKLRQAMGYALDNAVIGEKLYNGLYHPTNSLIISFFGDVHDSELAGYSYDPEKAKKLLDEAGYKDVDGDGMREDADGKPLTISVAAQKSTETQETMVQQYLTWWKEIGLNVELYTGRTIEYNTFYESIAADDEGIDVYLAAWIAGLDPDPTSLWGPEAMYNYTRFVSDENTALLNKITSAESFDEQKNIENYKAWQEYAFEQAFAIPTFERESITAVNKRVKYYDVYIGSDSKSGHENLELTAEKGIAAE, from the coding sequence ATGAAAAGAATGAAAAACATCGCTTTAACTGGTATCGGTCTGCTTTCTATTGCAGCGTTAACAGCTTGTCAAACTAAAGAAAAGACGAGCGATGTTGCTCTGACATTTAACTCAGAAGTGACAAACGAAGGACAAACTATCGAAGGCGGGAGTCTCAAATATGCCTTGGTAGCTTCGGCACCTTCGACCGGTATCTTAATTGATGAATTATCGCAAACGGCGGTAGACTCAACCTTTGCAGACATGGTTGATATTTCTATGTTTGGATATGATTCAGCTCGTAAGTTAGACGATTCAGGTCTTGCTAAGGCAGAGTTTGATGTAGACGCAAAGACAGTTACCGTTAGTTTGACAGGCAAGGACTATAAGTGGTCCGATGGGCAAGGCTTCACCATCGATGATTATATTTTCACAATCGAACAACTAGCTAGTCCAGACTATACAGGGGTTCGTGCAGACACTACCTATACAAATATCATTGGTTTTGAAGAATTTCAGGCTGGAACAGCAAGTGAAATTTCAGGCGTTAAGAAGGTTGATGACTATACGGTAGTTCTCTCAGTGAAAGACATGTCTCCATCCATGATGTATGCTGGTGGGGGAGTACCTTATTTAGTCATGCCGAAACACATTTTTAAAGACATTGCAGTCAAAGATTGGGAATCAAGTGAGTATTCTCGTACGGCAAAAGTTGTCGGTATGGGCCCTTATAAGGTCAAGGAAATTGTCAATGGCGAGTCGGTGACCTATGTACCAAATGAGTACTACTTTAAAGGGAAAGTTAAGCTAGATAGTTACAGGATTGATATTGTTTCACCAGATACGATTGTTGCAGAAATGAGAGCAGGCAATTATGATATTGCTGATATGCCAACAGACCAGTACGAATCTTATAAGGACTTATCAAATATTACTTTGCTAGGTAGTCTGGATGGTATTTACAATTATATTGGCTTCAATCTTGGTAAGTACGATGAGACCAGCGGTAAAAATGTGACCAATCCTAATGCTAAGATGAATAATGTTAAATTGCGTCAAGCAATGGGATATGCGTTGGACAATGCGGTGATTGGAGAGAAATTATATAACGGCTTGTATCACCCGACAAACTCACTAATTATCTCTTTCTTTGGAGATGTTCACGATTCAGAACTAGCTGGCTATAGTTATGATCCTGAAAAGGCTAAGAAACTTCTCGATGAGGCAGGATATAAAGATGTTGATGGAGACGGTATGCGTGAAGATGCTGATGGAAAACCACTTACCATCAGTGTTGCAGCACAGAAATCAACCGAAACGCAAGAAACCATGGTACAGCAATACCTTACATGGTGGAAAGAAATTGGTTTGAATGTGGAACTCTATACAGGAAGAACCATTGAGTACAATACTTTCTATGAATCAATTGCTGCCGATGATGAGGGGATTGACGTCTATCTTGCTGCTTGGATTGCTGGCCTAGATCCAGACCCGACATCATTGTGGGGACCTGAAGCGATGTACAACTATACTCGCTTCGTTTCAGATGAAAACACAGCACTTTTAAATAAAATTACCTCTGCTGAGTCATTTGACGAACAGAAAAATATTGAAAATTACAAAGCTTGGCAAGAATATGCATTCGAACAAGCCTTTGCAATTCCAACCTTTGAACGTGAAAGTATTACTGCCGTTAACAAACGCGTTAAATATTACGACGTTTATATCGGTTCGGACAGTAAATCAGGCCATGAAAATCTTGAGTTGACTGCGGAAAAAGGGATTGCAGCAGAATAA
- the yidD gene encoding membrane protein insertion efficiency factor YidD → MTRLLIGLVRFYQKFISPLFPPSCRYRPTCSAYMIEALQKHGLKGFLMGLARIGRCHPFVEGGEDPVPDRFSLKRNRQK, encoded by the coding sequence ATGACTAGACTCTTGATCGGCTTGGTCCGATTCTATCAGAAATTTATTTCTCCTCTTTTTCCCCCCTCTTGTCGTTACCGTCCGACTTGTTCGGCTTATATGATCGAGGCCTTACAAAAACATGGACTCAAGGGCTTTTTGATGGGGTTGGCTCGAATTGGTCGCTGTCATCCCTTTGTGGAAGGTGGGGAAGATCCTGTGCCGGACAGGTTTAGTCTGAAAAGAAATAGGCAGAAGTAG
- a CDS encoding pseudouridine synthase — protein MRINKYIAHAGVASRRKAEELIKQGLVTVNGQVVRELGTVIKSGDKVEVEGQPIYNEEKVYYLLNKPRGVISSVSDDKGRKTVVDLLPTVKERIYPVGRLDWDTSGVLILTNDGDFTDEMIHPRNEIDKVYLARVKGVANKEVLRPLTRGVVIDGKKTKPAVYEIIKVDPVKNRSVVELTIHEGRNHQVKKMFEAVGLQVDKLSRTRFGNLDLTGLRPGEYRKLNKKDISKLHTLAVTKPVKK, from the coding sequence ATGAGAATTAATAAATACATTGCCCATGCTGGAGTTGCCAGTCGTCGTAAGGCAGAAGAACTAATCAAACAAGGACTAGTTACTGTAAATGGTCAGGTTGTTCGTGAGCTAGGGACAGTTATCAAATCGGGTGATAAGGTAGAGGTTGAGGGACAACCAATTTATAACGAAGAGAAGGTCTACTATCTCCTCAATAAACCACGAGGTGTTATTTCTAGTGTGTCAGACGACAAGGGAAGAAAGACGGTTGTGGACTTGTTGCCAACAGTTAAGGAGCGGATTTATCCTGTTGGTCGTTTGGACTGGGATACATCTGGGGTTTTGATTTTGACCAATGACGGTGATTTTACAGATGAGATGATTCACCCACGTAACGAGATTGATAAGGTTTACTTGGCGCGTGTCAAAGGGGTTGCCAACAAGGAAGTCTTGCGTCCCTTGACCCGTGGTGTTGTCATTGATGGCAAAAAGACCAAGCCTGCGGTGTATGAGATTATCAAGGTGGACCCTGTTAAGAACCGCTCAGTTGTAGAATTAACAATCCATGAAGGTCGAAACCACCAGGTTAAGAAGATGTTTGAGGCTGTCGGCTTGCAGGTAGATAAGCTGTCTCGTACTCGCTTTGGTAATCTTGACTTGACCGGCCTACGTCCAGGAGAATACCGCAAGCTCAACAAGAAAGACATCAGTAAGCTACATACCCTGGCTGTTACTAAGCCAGTTAAAAAATAA
- the scpB gene encoding SMC-Scp complex subunit ScpB: MNRLAEIEVLLFVAGEDGLTLRNLAEMLEMQPTAVSQQLEKLSEKYMADKASGLAILESSNRYKLVTKKEYANLLRIYAKTPINQTMSRALLETLSIVAYKQPITRIEVDDIRGVNSSGAISKLQAFDLIRENGKKEVLGRPNLYVTTDYFLDYMGINSLEELPDVSEIDLIQEETELFVERNELENEN, translated from the coding sequence ATGAATCGCTTAGCTGAAATCGAAGTCCTGCTCTTTGTGGCAGGTGAGGATGGCTTGACGTTACGAAATTTGGCAGAGATGTTGGAAATGCAGCCGACAGCTGTCAGCCAGCAGTTAGAGAAACTTAGTGAGAAATATATGGCAGACAAAGCCTCAGGCTTAGCCATCTTAGAATCCTCCAACCGCTACAAGTTGGTTACTAAAAAAGAATATGCAAATCTTTTGCGAATCTATGCCAAAACACCAATCAATCAGACTATGTCACGGGCTCTTTTGGAAACCTTATCAATCGTAGCCTATAAGCAACCCATTACTCGGATTGAAGTTGATGATATTCGTGGGGTCAATTCCAGCGGTGCCATCAGTAAGTTGCAGGCCTTTGACCTCATTCGTGAGAACGGTAAGAAAGAGGTTCTTGGTAGACCAAATCTCTATGTGACGACGGATTATTTCCTGGATTACATGGGAATTAATAGTCTAGAAGAATTGCCTGATGTGTCTGAAATAGATTTGATTCAAGAAGAAACAGAGCTATTCGTAGAAAGAAATGAGTTAGAAAATGAGAATTAA
- a CDS encoding segregation/condensation protein A: MDIKLKDFEGPLDLLLHLVSKYQVDIYEVPITEVIEQYLAYIATLQAMRLEVAGEYMLMASQLMVIKSRRLLPKVVEQIDPEDDPEMDLLDQLEEYRKFKLLSEKLGEQHDERANYFSKPKLDLIYDDVQLAKDKTVIDIFLAFSKVMAEKQASLRQSHTTIARDEYKIEDMMDFVRSRFETGPRLELRQLFQESQDVNEMITIFLATLELVKVHEIVLEQTETFGDIYLVRSEDESLS, translated from the coding sequence ATGGATATAAAATTAAAAGATTTTGAAGGGCCACTTGATCTCCTGCTACACCTGGTGTCCAAGTATCAAGTAGATATTTACGAGGTTCCGATTACAGAGGTTATCGAGCAATATTTAGCCTACATTGCTACCTTGCAAGCCATGCGTTTAGAGGTAGCGGGAGAATATATGCTCATGGCTAGTCAATTGATGGTCATCAAAAGTCGTCGGTTATTACCGAAGGTTGTTGAGCAAATTGATCCCGAAGATGATCCTGAAATGGACCTCTTGGACCAGTTGGAAGAATACCGCAAGTTCAAGCTTCTTAGTGAGAAATTAGGGGAGCAACATGATGAACGGGCGAACTATTTTTCAAAACCTAAATTAGATTTGATTTATGATGATGTACAATTAGCCAAGGATAAGACCGTCATTGACATTTTCCTAGCTTTTTCTAAAGTAATGGCTGAAAAACAGGCAAGCCTCCGTCAGTCTCATACGACCATTGCCCGTGATGAATATAAAATCGAAGACATGATGGACTTTGTTCGCAGTCGTTTCGAGACTGGTCCACGCCTTGAACTCCGTCAGCTTTTTCAAGAAAGTCAAGATGTCAATGAAATGATTACGATCTTCCTTGCGACTTTGGAATTGGTCAAGGTTCATGAAATCGTCTTGGAACAGACAGAGACTTTTGGAGATATTTATCTAGTAAGGAGTGAAGATGAATCGCTTAGCTGA
- the xerD gene encoding site-specific tyrosine recombinase XerD, with the protein MKQAIESFIQSKKVSVNSQKSYTYDLQQFVTVTKGEISQQSLLVYQQSLLDLKPAAQKRKMSAVNQFLYFLYENNLLDRFYKLQTMSGPASVKKKLEREDLTLLFQESPWLDGQLIALLIALLGLTPSEIAELTSQQVNLDFQVLTVEKGTTKRVLSLPKEVIPYMEPHLSGSYVFDKKGQTYSRQWFFNRLTEFVQSIGKPDWTAQKLREQYILKQIDEGKSLDQIAKQLGLKTSMSLEKFR; encoded by the coding sequence ATGAAGCAGGCGATTGAATCTTTTATCCAGAGCAAAAAGGTCAGTGTCAACAGCCAAAAGTCCTATACCTATGACCTGCAGCAATTTGTGACAGTAACAAAGGGGGAGATTAGCCAACAGTCTCTTTTGGTCTATCAGCAGTCTCTTCTAGACTTGAAACCTGCTGCTCAGAAAAGAAAAATGTCAGCGGTCAATCAATTTCTCTACTTTCTTTATGAAAATAATCTCCTGGATCGTTTTTATAAATTGCAAACGATGTCAGGTCCAGCCAGCGTCAAAAAGAAGCTGGAGCGTGAGGATTTAACTCTCCTCTTTCAAGAAAGTCCTTGGCTTGATGGGCAACTGATTGCTCTTTTGATTGCCTTACTAGGGCTGACTCCTAGTGAAATAGCAGAGCTGACTAGTCAGCAGGTCAATCTGGATTTTCAAGTTCTGACAGTTGAGAAAGGGACGACTAAGCGCGTGCTCAGTCTGCCCAAGGAAGTGATACCCTATATGGAGCCTCATCTGTCTGGAAGCTATGTCTTCGATAAGAAGGGACAGACCTATTCTCGTCAATGGTTCTTTAATCGTCTGACAGAATTTGTCCAGTCCATTGGCAAGCCTGATTGGACAGCCCAAAAATTACGAGAACAGTATATTCTAAAACAGATAGACGAAGGAAAATCCTTGGACCAAATCGCCAAGCAGTTGGGACTGAAAACAAGCATGAGTTTGGAAAAATTTAGATAA
- the cbpB gene encoding cyclic-di-AMP-binding protein CbpB has translation MIAREFEAFLLDQEETFLTPADKLAVIIDTHNIDHAKLLLSHMTYSRVPVVTEDGRFFGTIGLTEIIKYQAENELSDDELNRDISVIVKTDEETVGLDYDLTEVMRKLVDQSFLPVLGENREFMGIITRKSILKAINALLHNFPLASKEGKK, from the coding sequence ATGATTGCAAGAGAATTTGAAGCCTTTTTATTGGACCAGGAAGAAACTTTCTTGACACCAGCGGATAAATTGGCAGTAATTATTGATACGCATAATATTGACCATGCGAAACTGTTACTCAGTCACATGACCTATTCACGCGTACCTGTGGTAACAGAAGACGGTCGTTTCTTCGGCACCATCGGCTTGACGGAAATCATTAAATATCAAGCTGAAAATGAACTATCGGATGATGAGTTAAACAGAGATATTTCTGTGATTGTAAAGACAGATGAAGAGACTGTTGGTCTGGATTATGATTTGACAGAAGTGATGCGCAAGCTAGTAGATCAATCTTTCTTACCCGTTCTTGGGGAAAATAGAGAATTTATGGGAATCATTACACGAAAATCCATCTTAAAGGCAATCAATGCTCTCTTGCATAATTTCCCCCTAGCATCAAAAGAAGGCAAGAAATGA
- a CDS encoding metallophosphoesterase, with protein sequence MAGASKTILVMSDSHGDRQIVEDIKHHYLGKIDAIFHNGDSELDSQDSLWEGIQVVNGNCDYFGGYPDQLITQLDGVTIAQTHGHLYGINYGWQRLDYWAQEVDADICLYGHLHVPDAEVRGKTLFLNPGSVSQPRGLVRECLYALVTIYDDHFHVDYYNRQHQLYPALTKDISR encoded by the coding sequence ATGGCAGGAGCAAGCAAAACAATCCTAGTCATGAGCGACTCTCATGGGGATAGACAGATTGTAGAGGATATTAAACATCATTATCTTGGGAAGATCGATGCCATCTTTCACAATGGCGATTCAGAGCTAGATAGTCAAGATAGTCTCTGGGAGGGCATTCAAGTGGTCAATGGGAACTGCGACTATTTTGGTGGTTACCCTGACCAGCTCATTACTCAATTGGATGGTGTGACTATCGCCCAGACTCATGGTCATCTTTATGGCATTAATTACGGCTGGCAACGGTTGGATTATTGGGCCCAGGAAGTGGATGCGGACATTTGTTTATATGGGCATTTACATGTGCCAGATGCCGAAGTGCGTGGCAAGACCCTCTTCCTCAATCCTGGCTCCGTTAGTCAACCTCGTGGTCTGGTCAGAGAATGTCTCTATGCTCTTGTGACCATCTATGACGATCACTTCCATGTGGATTACTACAATCGACAGCACCAACTTTACCCAGCATTGACAAAGGATATTTCAAGATGA